The following coding sequences are from one Geodermatophilus normandii window:
- a CDS encoding methyltransferase domain-containing protein, with product MTGDPTGDPYAGFPPGFFARDDERPDAVFYGPPRLVTHIDDAAVAAVGDLYAELGIDGSAPVPRRVLDLMSSWISHFRTPPAELVVLGMNAAELDANAAATERMVRDLNADPALPLPDADVDAVVCCVSIDYLTRPIEVLAEAGRVLRPGGPLAITYSNRCFPTKAVHGWLATTDEQHGAVVAELVRRTGLFTEPDVSLRTRPGRGDPLYAVVARRT from the coding sequence ATGACCGGGGACCCGACCGGGGACCCCTACGCCGGGTTCCCGCCCGGCTTCTTCGCCCGCGACGACGAGCGGCCCGACGCGGTGTTCTACGGCCCGCCGCGGCTGGTCACCCACATCGACGACGCCGCCGTCGCCGCTGTCGGTGACCTCTACGCCGAGCTCGGCATCGACGGGTCCGCGCCGGTCCCCCGCCGGGTCCTCGACCTCATGTCCTCGTGGATCTCGCACTTCCGCACCCCGCCCGCCGAGCTCGTGGTGCTCGGTATGAACGCGGCGGAACTGGACGCCAACGCCGCGGCCACCGAGCGGATGGTGCGGGACCTCAACGCCGACCCGGCGCTGCCGCTGCCCGACGCCGACGTCGACGCCGTCGTGTGCTGCGTGTCGATCGACTACCTGACCCGGCCGATCGAGGTGCTCGCCGAGGCCGGGCGGGTGCTGCGGCCGGGCGGGCCGCTGGCGATCACCTACTCGAACCGCTGTTTCCCGACCAAGGCCGTCCACGGCTGGCTGGCCACCACCGACGAGCAGCACGGCGCGGTGGTCGCCGAGCTGGTCCGGCGCACCGGGCTGTTCACCGAGCCGGACGTGTCGCTGCGCACCCGCCCCGGCCGCGGCGACCCGCTGTACGCCGTCGTCGCTCGCCGCACCTGA
- a CDS encoding RelA/SpoT family protein, with translation MAPDAPATRVAAARPEEDTAAPGEERTPLPSRPLVRRPDDVGSEPPEEGAPRPRRVRDRLARRIVAGPRSEVRPVLEPLAALHRQSHPKADLALLQRAYDVAEAAHASQKRKSGDPYITHPLAVATVLAGLGMDTTTLVAALLHDTVEDTGKTLEAISADFGPEVAHLVDGVTKIDKVKLGDAAQAETIRKMIVAMARDPRVLVIKLADRLHNMRTLRFLPPEKQEKKARETLEILAPLAHRLGMNTIKWELEDLAFATLYPKRYDEIVRLVAERAPSRDTYLAEVTTSVTEQLKAAKIEAVVTGRPKHYYSIYQKMIVRGRDFTDIWDLVGIRILVDTVRDCYAALGIMHAHWQPVPGRFKDFVAMPKFNMYQSLHTTVIGPQGKPVELQIRTHDMHRTAEYGIAAHWKYKEKARQGGKPGPGEFGATKVGSPDDMLWLRQLLDWQREAQEPGEFLETLRYDLGPQEVFVFTPKGDVVSLPGGATPVDFAYAVHTEVGHRCIGARVNGTLVSLDSTLSNGDVVEIFTSRSPTAGPSKDWLAFVGSSRARTKIRQWFTKERRDDAVEAGKEALTRAMRKSGLPLQRLLGGEALVTLAKDLRYADVTALYAAVGENQISASSVVEKLIIALGGAEGAAEDIAETAIPTRRPVHRRTASGDPGIVVHGMSDVWAKLAKCCTPVPGDDVLGFVTRGGGVSVHRTDCTNAADLRRKSERLVEVEWASQPGSVFLVSIQVEALDRHRLLSDVTKALADERVNILSASVQTSRDRVAVSRFTFELADPAHLGAVLQTVRNVDGVFDVERVTA, from the coding sequence GTGGCCCCCGACGCGCCCGCCACCCGCGTGGCTGCAGCGCGGCCGGAGGAGGACACGGCCGCGCCGGGGGAGGAGCGCACGCCGCTGCCGTCCCGCCCGCTGGTCCGCCGTCCCGACGACGTCGGCAGCGAGCCGCCGGAGGAGGGTGCCCCCCGCCCGCGCCGCGTGCGCGACCGGCTGGCCCGCCGCATCGTCGCCGGCCCGCGCAGCGAGGTCCGCCCGGTCCTCGAGCCGCTGGCCGCCCTGCACCGGCAGAGCCACCCGAAGGCCGACCTCGCGCTGCTGCAGCGGGCCTACGACGTCGCCGAGGCCGCGCACGCCAGCCAGAAGCGCAAGAGCGGCGACCCCTACATCACCCACCCGCTCGCCGTCGCCACCGTCCTGGCCGGGCTCGGGATGGACACCACCACCCTGGTGGCCGCGCTGCTGCACGACACCGTCGAGGACACGGGCAAGACGCTCGAGGCGATCAGCGCCGACTTCGGCCCGGAGGTCGCCCACCTCGTCGACGGCGTCACGAAGATCGACAAGGTCAAGCTGGGCGACGCCGCGCAGGCCGAGACGATCCGCAAGATGATCGTCGCGATGGCCCGCGACCCGCGGGTGCTGGTCATCAAGCTCGCCGACCGGCTGCACAACATGCGCACGCTGCGCTTCCTCCCGCCGGAGAAGCAGGAGAAGAAGGCGCGCGAGACGCTGGAGATCCTCGCCCCGCTGGCCCACCGGCTGGGCATGAACACGATCAAGTGGGAGCTCGAGGACCTCGCGTTCGCCACGCTCTACCCGAAGCGCTACGACGAGATCGTCCGCCTCGTGGCCGAGCGGGCGCCCTCGCGCGACACCTACCTCGCCGAGGTCACCACCTCGGTCACCGAGCAGCTCAAGGCCGCCAAGATCGAGGCCGTCGTCACCGGCCGGCCCAAGCACTACTACTCGATCTACCAGAAGATGATCGTCCGCGGCCGGGACTTCACCGACATCTGGGACCTCGTCGGCATCCGGATCCTGGTCGACACCGTGCGCGACTGCTACGCGGCGCTGGGCATCATGCACGCGCACTGGCAGCCGGTACCGGGGCGGTTCAAGGACTTCGTGGCGATGCCGAAGTTCAACATGTACCAGTCGCTGCACACGACGGTGATCGGGCCGCAGGGCAAGCCGGTCGAGCTGCAGATCCGCACGCACGACATGCACCGCACCGCCGAGTACGGCATCGCCGCGCACTGGAAGTACAAGGAGAAGGCCCGGCAGGGCGGCAAGCCCGGTCCCGGCGAGTTCGGCGCCACCAAGGTCGGCTCGCCCGACGACATGCTGTGGCTGCGCCAGCTGCTGGACTGGCAGCGCGAGGCCCAGGAGCCCGGCGAGTTCCTCGAGACCCTGCGCTACGACCTCGGTCCGCAGGAGGTCTTCGTCTTCACGCCGAAGGGCGACGTGGTGAGCCTGCCGGGCGGGGCGACGCCGGTGGACTTCGCCTACGCGGTGCACACCGAGGTCGGCCACCGCTGCATCGGCGCCCGCGTCAACGGCACGCTGGTCAGCCTGGACAGCACGCTGTCCAACGGCGACGTTGTCGAGATCTTCACCTCCCGCTCGCCCACGGCCGGCCCCTCCAAGGACTGGCTGGCCTTCGTCGGCTCCTCCCGCGCCCGGACCAAGATCCGCCAGTGGTTCACCAAGGAGCGCCGCGACGACGCCGTCGAGGCCGGCAAGGAGGCCCTCACCCGGGCCATGCGCAAGTCCGGCCTCCCGCTGCAGCGGCTGCTGGGCGGCGAGGCGCTGGTCACGCTGGCCAAGGACCTCCGCTACGCCGACGTCACCGCGCTGTACGCGGCGGTGGGGGAGAACCAGATCTCCGCCTCGTCGGTGGTCGAGAAGCTGATCATCGCGCTCGGCGGCGCCGAGGGCGCGGCCGAGGACATCGCCGAGACCGCGATCCCCACCCGCCGGCCGGTGCACCGGCGCACGGCCAGCGGCGACCCCGGCATCGTCGTCCACGGGATGAGCGACGTCTGGGCCAAGCTCGCCAAGTGCTGCACCCCGGTGCCCGGCGACGACGTCCTGGGCTTCGTGACCCGCGGCGGCGGGGTCAGCGTGCACCGCACCGACTGCACCAACGCCGCCGACCTGCGCCGCAAGAGCGAGCGGCTGGTCGAGGTCGAGTGGGCCAGCCAGCCCGGCTCGGTGTTCCTGGTGTCGATCCAGGTCGAGGCGCTCGACCGGCACCGGCTGCTCTCCGACGTCACCAAGGCGCTGGCCGACGAGCGGGTGAACATCCTCTCGGCGTCGGTGCAGACCAGCCGCGACCGGGTGGCCGTCAGCCGGTTCACCTTCGAGCTGGCCGACCCGGCGCACCTGGGCGCGGTGCTGCAGACGGTGCGCAACGTCGACGGCGTCTTCGACGTCGAGCGCGTCACCGCCTAG
- a CDS encoding adenine phosphoribosyltransferase: MSTAEALPPLDEVIAGLAVDVPDFPEPGVVFRDLTPVFADGPAFRRMVEGLAAPSLEDPRAAAVAHADDGPSGDPGFDVVVGVEARGFLLAAAVALHAGVGVVPVRKAGKLPRARIAADYALEYGTATIEMHTDSLRPGQRVLLVDDVLATGGTLAAAVALVEELGAVVTAVSVVIELAALGGRQRLAPHAVHTLWTT; encoded by the coding sequence GTGAGCACCGCCGAGGCGCTGCCGCCCCTCGACGAGGTCATCGCCGGCCTGGCCGTCGACGTCCCGGACTTCCCGGAGCCCGGCGTCGTGTTCCGCGACCTGACGCCGGTGTTCGCCGACGGCCCGGCGTTCCGCCGGATGGTCGAGGGGCTGGCCGCGCCGTCGCTGGAGGACCCGCGCGCGGCGGCGGTCGCGCACGCCGACGACGGCCCGTCCGGCGATCCCGGGTTCGACGTCGTCGTGGGGGTGGAGGCCCGCGGGTTCCTGCTGGCCGCGGCGGTCGCGCTGCACGCCGGCGTGGGCGTCGTCCCGGTCCGCAAGGCCGGCAAGCTGCCCCGCGCGCGCATCGCCGCCGACTACGCGCTGGAGTACGGCACCGCCACCATCGAGATGCACACCGACTCGCTGCGCCCCGGGCAGCGCGTGCTCCTGGTGGACGACGTCCTCGCCACCGGCGGGACGCTGGCGGCCGCGGTGGCCCTGGTCGAGGAGCTCGGCGCGGTGGTGACGGCGGTGTCGGTGGTCATCGAGTTGGCCGCCCTCGGGGGGCGCCAGCGGCTCGCCCCGCACGCCGTGCACACCCTCTGGACCACCTGA
- the secD gene encoding protein translocase subunit SecD, with protein MANRALPARRYFGALVLIIAVMYGLIFFTGTDRTPQLGLDLRGGTTVTLTARTPDGQAPAPEDLELARQIIEQRVNGLGVAEAEVVTEGDANIVISVPGDDGDQARELGQTAQLRFRPVVTGPEPAAPAEATDSATPTDGATPTDSATPTDAATTTDAATPTDAATPTDAATESATATDAATPSDGAVSDPALDTDRPAVTQEEAAARYATLTCDAADTTTEVARPDDFVAACSEDGSVKYLLGPTIIEGTQIADASAGTQQTTGEWVVLLDFDSEGRTTWAEYTAANVGSNVAFTLDGRVVSAPTIQGAINGQTTITGSFDQAGAEELANQLRYGALPLTFEQATAQSISTELGAEQLRAGLIAGAIGIALVFVYALLYYRLLGLVMIVSLLLSAVVVYASLVLLGREIGFTLSLAGIAGFIVSIGITADSFVVYFERLKDEIREGRTLRSAVPRAWVRARRTILSADAVSFLAAAILYWLAIGDVKGFAFTLGLSTVLDLVVVFLFTHPLMAVLARFRSFGTSRFSGLGRVDRTRRSAAPSVPADRELVGAGSGTRASQDRSQP; from the coding sequence GTGGCCAACCGCGCCCTGCCCGCCCGCCGGTACTTCGGCGCGCTGGTCCTGATCATCGCCGTCATGTACGGCCTGATCTTCTTCACCGGCACCGACCGCACGCCCCAGCTCGGCCTGGACCTGCGCGGCGGGACGACGGTCACGCTGACCGCCCGCACCCCCGACGGGCAGGCGCCGGCACCCGAGGACCTCGAGCTGGCCCGCCAGATCATCGAGCAGCGGGTCAACGGCCTGGGCGTCGCCGAGGCCGAGGTGGTCACCGAGGGCGACGCCAACATCGTCATCTCGGTTCCCGGTGACGACGGCGACCAGGCGCGCGAGCTCGGCCAGACCGCGCAGCTGCGGTTCCGTCCGGTCGTCACCGGCCCCGAGCCGGCCGCGCCCGCGGAGGCCACCGACAGCGCGACGCCGACCGACGGGGCGACGCCCACGGACTCCGCCACGCCGACCGACGCCGCCACGACCACCGACGCCGCCACGCCCACCGACGCCGCCACGCCCACCGACGCCGCCACCGAGAGCGCGACCGCGACGGATGCGGCCACCCCCAGCGACGGCGCGGTGAGCGACCCGGCGCTGGACACCGACCGGCCCGCCGTGACGCAGGAGGAGGCGGCCGCGCGGTACGCGACGCTCACCTGCGACGCCGCGGACACCACGACCGAGGTCGCCCGTCCCGACGACTTCGTCGCCGCCTGCAGCGAGGACGGCTCGGTCAAGTACCTGCTCGGCCCGACGATCATCGAGGGCACCCAGATCGCCGACGCCAGCGCCGGCACGCAGCAGACCACCGGTGAGTGGGTCGTCCTGCTGGACTTCGACTCCGAGGGCCGCACGACGTGGGCGGAGTACACCGCCGCCAACGTCGGCAGCAACGTCGCCTTCACCCTCGACGGCCGGGTGGTCTCCGCGCCCACCATCCAGGGCGCCATCAACGGCCAGACGACGATCACCGGCTCGTTCGACCAGGCCGGCGCCGAGGAGCTGGCCAACCAGCTGCGCTACGGCGCGCTGCCGTTGACCTTCGAGCAGGCGACCGCGCAGTCGATCTCCACCGAGCTCGGCGCCGAGCAGCTGCGGGCGGGTCTCATCGCCGGCGCCATCGGCATCGCGCTGGTCTTCGTCTACGCGCTGCTCTACTACCGGCTGCTCGGCCTGGTGATGATCGTCAGCCTGCTGCTGTCGGCGGTCGTGGTCTACGCCAGCCTGGTGCTGCTGGGCCGCGAGATCGGCTTCACGCTGAGCCTCGCCGGCATCGCAGGGTTCATCGTGTCGATCGGCATCACGGCGGACTCGTTCGTCGTCTACTTCGAACGGCTCAAGGACGAGATCCGCGAGGGCCGGACGCTGCGCTCGGCGGTGCCGCGGGCCTGGGTCCGCGCCCGCCGCACGATCCTGTCGGCCGACGCGGTCAGCTTCCTCGCCGCGGCGATCCTGTACTGGCTGGCCATCGGCGACGTGAAGGGCTTCGCGTTCACCCTGGGCCTGTCCACCGTTCTCGACCTCGTCGTCGTCTTCCTCTTCACCCACCCGCTGATGGCCGTGCTCGCCCGGTTCCGCAGCTTCGGCACCAGCCGGTTCTCCGGCCTGGGCCGGGTCGACCGGACCCGCCGCTCGGCCGCGCCCTCCGTGCCCGCCGACCGCGAACTGGTCGGCGCCGGGTCGGGCACCCGCGCGTCGCAGGACAGGAGCCAGCCATGA
- a CDS encoding preprotein translocase subunit YajC: MELFPLLLLALAFVALIVLPARARKRQQTQTQSALAIGVPVTMAGGVYGTVAGLSDPATIQVEIAPGVVVTYARQAVIQVRPPAGEVPGPVVTGETVVDPTVDEPSVRDDRPGDGPSGKTL; the protein is encoded by the coding sequence GTGGAACTGTTCCCCCTGCTCCTGCTCGCCCTGGCGTTCGTGGCGCTCATCGTGCTGCCGGCGCGGGCGCGCAAGCGCCAGCAGACCCAGACGCAGTCGGCGCTGGCGATCGGCGTGCCGGTCACCATGGCCGGCGGCGTGTACGGCACGGTGGCCGGACTGAGCGACCCGGCCACCATCCAGGTCGAGATCGCGCCCGGCGTCGTCGTCACCTACGCGCGGCAGGCGGTCATCCAGGTGCGCCCGCCGGCCGGCGAGGTGCCCGGCCCCGTGGTGACGGGGGAGACCGTGGTCGACCCCACCGTGGACGAGCCCTCCGTCCGGGACGACCGTCCCGGTGACGGCCCGTCCGGCAAGACCCTCTGA
- the ruvB gene encoding Holliday junction branch migration DNA helicase RuvB, with protein MSAPFDRSLTGELESGISRDFGVSPQAGDEERVVESALRPHSLHDFIGQPKVARQLALVLEGAKRRGRPPDHVLLSGPPGLGKTSLALIIGSELGTSVKITSGPAIERSGDLAAMLSNLGPGDVLFIDEIHRIARPAEELLYMAMEDFRVDVVVGKGPGATAIPLEISPFTLVGATTRAGLLTGPLRDRFGFVGQMEFYEPAELQLVLARSAELLGVELTDDGSAEIAGRSRGTPRIANRLLRRVRDYAEVEADGRVTRAVARAALALYDVDDLGLDRLDRAVLEALVVRFSGGPVGVSTLAVAVGEEPSTVEEVCEPFLVRAGLLARTPRGRVATEAAWRHLGHPVPRGGIPLGGVTAVPRDPGASSEPLFDA; from the coding sequence GTGAGCGCCCCGTTCGACCGGTCCCTGACCGGGGAGCTGGAGTCCGGCATCAGCCGGGACTTCGGCGTCTCGCCGCAGGCCGGGGACGAGGAGCGGGTCGTCGAGTCGGCGCTGCGGCCCCACTCGCTGCACGACTTCATCGGCCAGCCCAAGGTGGCCCGCCAGCTCGCGCTGGTCCTCGAGGGCGCGAAGCGCCGGGGCCGGCCGCCGGACCACGTGCTGCTGTCCGGCCCGCCCGGGCTCGGCAAGACGAGCCTCGCCCTCATCATCGGCTCGGAGCTCGGCACCTCGGTGAAGATCACCAGCGGCCCGGCGATCGAGCGCTCCGGCGACCTCGCGGCGATGCTGTCCAACCTCGGTCCCGGCGACGTGCTGTTCATCGACGAGATCCACCGCATCGCCCGGCCCGCCGAGGAACTGCTGTACATGGCGATGGAGGACTTCCGCGTCGACGTCGTCGTCGGCAAGGGGCCCGGTGCCACCGCCATCCCGCTGGAGATCAGCCCGTTCACCCTCGTCGGGGCGACCACCCGGGCCGGCCTGCTCACCGGGCCGCTGCGCGACCGCTTCGGCTTCGTCGGGCAGATGGAGTTCTACGAGCCCGCCGAGCTGCAGCTGGTCCTGGCGCGCAGCGCCGAGCTGCTCGGGGTCGAGCTCACCGACGACGGCTCGGCGGAGATCGCCGGCCGCTCGCGGGGGACACCGCGCATCGCCAACCGGCTGCTGCGCCGGGTCCGCGACTACGCCGAGGTGGAGGCCGACGGCCGGGTGACCCGCGCGGTCGCCCGGGCCGCCCTCGCGCTCTACGACGTCGACGACCTCGGACTGGACCGCCTGGACCGGGCGGTCCTCGAGGCCCTGGTCGTGCGCTTCTCCGGCGGGCCGGTGGGTGTGTCCACGCTCGCCGTCGCGGTGGGGGAGGAGCCGAGCACCGTGGAGGAGGTGTGCGAGCCCTTCCTCGTGCGCGCCGGCCTGCTCGCCCGCACCCCGCGCGGGCGGGTGGCCACCGAGGCGGCCTGGCGGCACCTCGGCCACCCGGTGCCGCGCGGCGGGATCCCCCTCGGTGGTGTCACAGCCGTCCCGCGTGACCCGGGGGCGTCGTCGGAACCGCTCTTCGACGCCTAG
- the ruvA gene encoding Holliday junction branch migration protein RuvA, translating into MIASVSGRVAAVSPDGAVVEVGGIGLAVQCTPGTIARLAVGEDARLATSLVVREDSLTLYGFADDDERQLFELLQTANGVGPRLAQAVLAIHPPREVRRAVSMADVKALMQVPGIGKKGAERLILELRDRLGTTTADTQLDGPPAAGAAPITAVAPWRDQLSSALVGLGWSTREADTALAALAPVADEQLAGTGRVDVAALLRQALQLLGRS; encoded by the coding sequence GTGATCGCCTCGGTCAGCGGCCGCGTGGCGGCCGTCTCGCCCGACGGCGCGGTCGTCGAGGTCGGCGGCATCGGCCTGGCGGTGCAGTGCACCCCGGGCACCATCGCCCGGCTCGCGGTGGGGGAGGACGCCCGCCTGGCCACCAGCCTGGTCGTGCGCGAGGACTCCCTGACCCTCTACGGCTTCGCCGACGACGACGAGCGGCAGCTGTTCGAGCTGCTGCAGACCGCCAACGGCGTCGGCCCGCGGCTGGCGCAGGCGGTGCTGGCCATCCACCCGCCCCGGGAGGTCCGGCGCGCGGTCTCGATGGCCGACGTCAAGGCGCTCATGCAGGTGCCCGGCATCGGCAAGAAGGGCGCCGAGCGGCTGATCCTCGAGCTGCGCGACCGGCTGGGCACCACCACCGCCGACACGCAGCTCGACGGCCCGCCGGCCGCCGGCGCCGCGCCGATCACCGCCGTGGCGCCCTGGCGCGACCAGCTGTCCTCCGCGCTGGTCGGGCTCGGCTGGTCCACCCGCGAGGCCGACACCGCGCTCGCCGCGCTGGCGCCGGTCGCCGACGAGCAGCTCGCCGGTACCGGCCGGGTCGACGTCGCCGCGCTCCTGCGCCAGGCGCTGCAGCTGCTGGGCCGGTCGTGA
- the ruvC gene encoding crossover junction endodeoxyribonuclease RuvC, with amino-acid sequence MRVLGIDPGLTRCGWGVVDGRPGARPAAVGVGVIRSSAELDLELRLLELHTQVTALLREHRPDVVAIERVFTQNNKGTATGTAQAAGVAALAAAQADRPVAWHTPSEVKAAISGNGRADKEQVTLMVTRVLGLASAPKPADAADALALAVCHVWRGPAQQRLRVAAIAGGIGAPVVQRTLPRWQGVSR; translated from the coding sequence ATGCGGGTGCTCGGCATCGACCCGGGGCTGACCCGGTGCGGCTGGGGGGTCGTCGACGGCCGTCCCGGCGCGCGCCCGGCCGCCGTCGGGGTGGGCGTGATCCGCAGCTCCGCGGAGCTGGACCTGGAGCTGCGGCTGCTGGAGCTGCACACGCAGGTGACCGCGCTGCTGCGCGAGCACCGGCCCGACGTCGTGGCCATCGAGCGGGTGTTCACCCAGAACAACAAGGGCACCGCCACCGGCACCGCGCAGGCGGCCGGGGTCGCGGCACTGGCAGCGGCGCAGGCCGACCGCCCGGTCGCCTGGCACACGCCCAGCGAGGTCAAGGCGGCCATCTCCGGCAACGGCCGCGCGGACAAGGAGCAGGTCACCCTCATGGTCACCCGGGTGCTGGGCCTGGCGTCGGCCCCCAAGCCGGCCGACGCCGCCGACGCCCTCGCGCTGGCCGTCTGCCACGTGTGGCGGGGCCCGGCGCAGCAGCGGCTGAGGGTCGCCGCCATCGCCGGCGGCATCGGCGCGCCGGTGGTGCAGCGGACGCTGCCGCGCTGGCAGGGGGTGTCGCGGTGA
- a CDS encoding L,D-transpeptidase family protein: MAGAWTRVARAGVALLLTAGVLGVLAPPTPGAAATVPAAVVAGVPAAEGDPVGRRPAVGQVPRATAAPTTAVPAPGPAADPVPSPASAPVPEPVVAAPEQPGPGPRAVALPLDVAAGGSTQVVTVVAASSGATTAELTGWELGPGGWTVVHGPWPARVGASGVGAAREGATRTPAGTFPLPEAFGRAPDPGSGLPYRQVDEQDWWVSDVASPLYDQHARCAPGTCPFDEGAGENLLAAGAVYDHAVVIGYNPAGIPGAGSAFFLHVSDGAPTAGCVALERGRLQTLLRWLDPAAGPLIAIGVG; the protein is encoded by the coding sequence GTGGCCGGAGCGTGGACGCGCGTGGCGCGCGCGGGCGTCGCCCTGCTGCTGACCGCCGGCGTGCTGGGCGTCCTCGCGCCGCCCACCCCCGGGGCGGCGGCCACGGTCCCTGCCGCGGTGGTCGCGGGCGTCCCGGCCGCCGAGGGCGACCCCGTCGGCCGGCGGCCCGCGGTCGGCCAGGTGCCCCGGGCGACCGCCGCACCGACGACCGCCGTGCCCGCTCCCGGGCCGGCGGCCGACCCGGTGCCGTCGCCGGCGTCGGCGCCGGTGCCCGAGCCGGTCGTGGCCGCCCCCGAGCAGCCCGGGCCGGGGCCGCGGGCCGTGGCCCTGCCGCTGGACGTGGCGGCCGGCGGCTCGACGCAGGTCGTCACCGTGGTGGCCGCCTCGTCCGGGGCCACGACGGCGGAGCTGACCGGGTGGGAGCTGGGCCCCGGCGGCTGGACGGTGGTACACGGCCCCTGGCCGGCCCGGGTCGGCGCGTCCGGCGTCGGGGCGGCCCGCGAGGGCGCCACCCGCACGCCGGCCGGCACCTTCCCGCTCCCCGAGGCGTTCGGCCGCGCGCCCGACCCCGGCAGCGGGCTGCCCTACCGGCAGGTCGACGAGCAGGACTGGTGGGTCTCCGACGTCGCCAGCCCGCTGTACGACCAGCACGCCCGCTGCGCCCCCGGGACCTGCCCGTTCGACGAGGGCGCCGGGGAGAACCTGCTCGCGGCCGGCGCGGTCTACGACCACGCCGTGGTGATCGGCTACAACCCGGCCGGGATCCCGGGCGCCGGGTCGGCGTTCTTCCTGCACGTCAGCGACGGCGCCCCGACCGCGGGCTGCGTCGCGCTCGAGCGCGGGCGCCTGCAGACGCTGCTGCGCTGGCTGGACCCCGCGGCCGGACCGCTGATCGCCATCGGTGTGGGCTGA
- a CDS encoding YebC/PmpR family DNA-binding transcriptional regulator codes for MSGHSKWATTKHKKAAIDAKRGKLFAKLIKNVEVAARTGGGDPAGNPTLYDAIQKAKKSSVPNDNIDRAVKRGSGAEAGGVEYLNITYEGYAAGGVAVLIECLTDNKNRSASEVRTAMTRNGGSMADPGSVSYLFTRKGVIVVPQADGVDEDTVLMAVLDAGAEEVRDLGDTFEVVCEPGDLVAVRTALQDAGIDYDSAEAGFVPSVTVELDEEGAGKVFRLIDALEDCDDVQNVYANYDVPDEVMANVG; via the coding sequence GTGAGCGGCCATTCCAAGTGGGCGACCACGAAGCACAAGAAGGCCGCCATCGACGCCAAGCGCGGCAAGCTGTTCGCCAAGCTGATCAAGAACGTCGAGGTCGCGGCGCGCACCGGTGGGGGTGACCCGGCGGGCAACCCGACGCTCTACGACGCCATCCAGAAGGCGAAGAAGAGCTCGGTCCCCAACGACAACATCGACCGCGCGGTCAAGCGCGGGTCCGGCGCCGAGGCCGGCGGCGTCGAGTACCTGAACATCACCTACGAGGGCTACGCCGCGGGCGGCGTCGCGGTGCTCATCGAGTGCCTCACCGACAACAAGAACCGGTCGGCCTCCGAGGTGCGCACCGCGATGACCCGCAACGGCGGCTCGATGGCCGACCCCGGCTCGGTGTCCTACCTGTTCACCCGCAAGGGCGTCATCGTCGTGCCGCAGGCCGACGGCGTCGACGAGGACACCGTGCTCATGGCCGTCCTCGACGCCGGTGCCGAGGAGGTCCGCGACCTCGGCGACACCTTCGAGGTCGTCTGCGAGCCCGGCGACCTGGTGGCCGTCCGCACCGCGCTGCAGGACGCCGGCATCGACTACGACTCGGCCGAGGCCGGCTTCGTGCCCAGCGTCACCGTCGAGCTCGACGAGGAGGGCGCCGGGAAGGTGTTCCGCCTCATCGACGCGCTCGAGGACTGCGACGACGTGCAGAACGTCTACGCCAACTACGACGTCCCCGACGAGGTCATGGCCAACGTGGGCTGA